In Syngnathus typhle isolate RoL2023-S1 ecotype Sweden linkage group LG14, RoL_Styp_1.0, whole genome shotgun sequence, one genomic interval encodes:
- the pias4a gene encoding E3 SUMO-protein ligase PIAS4-A isoform X3 — protein MVKSFRVSDLQTLLASMGRSKSGLKQDLVGRALRLVQTEYSPELLKNVRQLYESRFPRTSGWLAARRPEGIPVSYPSLNSVPSATSQGVEYINGISKPIATAAPEVKLVPLPFYQTLETLLPPTELIAQNNEKLQDSQCIFDLTPSQADQIRNASEIRFGIRSIQVVLRICYTDSIGVQEDQYPPNIAVKVNQSYCHVPGYYPSNKPGVEPRRPCRPVNITPWLHLSTVTNRITVTWGNFGKRYSVAVYLVRMFTAADLFGQLKLCSIESAERCRERIQDKLRFDPESEIATTGLRVSLICPLVKMRIGVPCRVLTCAHLQCFDAVFFLQMNEKKPTWTCPVCDKPAPFELLTIDGLMSEILKETNEDIEEIEYLTDGSWQPITDDKEKEKGERSDTPEFSMVDMCVPETNGHSPAHSSTSLSGKSGGGATAGAVSGGPAAPPGGVVVDLTLDSSSEEEGGGGDGDSEDTEDSADSPATKRGRYNYDKDLVTAY, from the exons ATGGTCAAAAGTTTCCGGGTGTCCGACCTGCAGACACTGCTGGCCTCCATGGGCCGTAGCAAGAGCGGCTTAAAGCAGGATCTGGTGGGCCGGGCGTTGAGGCTGGTCCAGACAGAATACAGCCCCGAGCTGCTAAAGAACGTGCGACAGCTCTACGAGTCGCGCTTCCCCAGAACGTCCGGATGGCTGGCGGCGCGGCGGCCGGAGGGCATCCCTGTTTCTTACCCGTCCCTCAATTCTGTCCCGTCTGCCACCTCTCAGGGCGTTGAATACATCAACGGCATCTCCAAACCAATAGCCACGGCGGCACCGGAGGTCAAACTGGTGCCGCTGCCCTTCTATCAGACTTTGGAAACACTGCTGCCACCTACAGAGCTCA TTGCCCAGAATAACGAGAAACTGCAAGACAGTCAGTGCATATTTGATTTAACACCAAGTCAAGCAGACCAAATCAGAAACGCAAG CGAAATTCGCTTTGGAATTAGATCGATCCAAGTGGTTCTTAG AATATGTTACACGGACTCCATTGGGGTTCAGGAGGACCAGTACCCTCCCAACATCGCTGTTAAAGTCAACCAGTCTTATTGTCATGTTCCT GGCTACTATCCATCTAACAAGCCTGGTGTGGAACCCCGCCGGCCTTGTCGCCCTGTGAACATAACTCCTTGGTTGCATCTTTCCACCGTCACCAACAGAATCACTGTCACCTGGGGAAACTTTGGAAAG CGGTACTCGGTGGCCGTGTACTTAGTGAGGATGTTCACTGCGGCCGACCTTTTCGGCCAGCTCAAACTCTGCTCCATTGAGAGTGCAGAGCGCTGTCGCGAGCGCA TTCAAGACAAGTTACGTTTTGATCCGGAGAGTGAGATTGCCACTACAGGTCTTCGGGTTTCGCTCATTTGTCCA CTGGTAAAGATGCGGATCGGCGTACCGTGTCGAGTTCTAACCTGCGCCCATCTACAGTGTTTCGACGCAGTCTTCTTCCTGCAGATGAATGAGAAGAAGCCCACGTGGACCTGCCCTGTATGTGACAAGCCGGCTCCCTTTGAGCTGCTCACTATTGACGG GTTGATGTCCGAGATCCTGAAAGAGACGAACGAGGATATCGAGGAGATCGAGTACCTGACTGACGGCTCCTGGCAACCCATCACCGACGACAAGGAGAAGGAAAAGGGAGAACGCAGCGACACGCCGGAGTTCTCCATGGTCGATATGT GTGTTCCCGAGACAAACGGCCACTCGCCAGCCCACAGCAGCACCAGCCTGTCGGGCAAATCCGGAGGGGGCGCCACGGCGGGCGCTGTCAGCGGAGGCCCCGCCGCGCCGCCCGGAGGCGTGGTGGTGGATCTGACTCTTGACTCGTCCTCTGAAGAGGAAGGTGGCGGGGGCGACGGCGACAGCGAGGACACTGAGGACAGCGCCGACAGCCCCGCCACTAAGAGAGGCCGATACAACTACGACAAGGACTTGGTCACCGCGTACTGA
- the pias4a gene encoding E3 SUMO-protein ligase PIAS4-A isoform X4, giving the protein MNDGHHSPLEGVEYINGISKPIATAAPEVKLVPLPFYQTLETLLPPTELIAQNNEKLQDSQCIFDLTPSQADQIRNASEIRFGIRSIQVVLRICYTDSIGVQEDQYPPNIAVKVNQSYCHVPGYYPSNKPGVEPRRPCRPVNITPWLHLSTVTNRITVTWGNFGKRYSVAVYLVRMFTAADLFGQLKLCSIESAERCRERIQDKLRFDPESEIATTGLRVSLICPLVKMRIGVPCRVLTCAHLQCFDAVFFLQMNEKKPTWTCPVCDKPAPFELLTIDGLMSEILKETNEDIEEIEYLTDGSWQPITDDKEKEKGERSDTPEFSMVDMCVPETNGHSPAHSSTSLSGKSGGGATAGAVSGGPAAPPGGVVVDLTLDSSSEEEGGGGDGDSEDTEDSADSPATKRGRYNYDKDLVTAY; this is encoded by the exons ATGAATGATGGTCATCATAGCCCACTTGAG GGCGTTGAATACATCAACGGCATCTCCAAACCAATAGCCACGGCGGCACCGGAGGTCAAACTGGTGCCGCTGCCCTTCTATCAGACTTTGGAAACACTGCTGCCACCTACAGAGCTCA TTGCCCAGAATAACGAGAAACTGCAAGACAGTCAGTGCATATTTGATTTAACACCAAGTCAAGCAGACCAAATCAGAAACGCAAG CGAAATTCGCTTTGGAATTAGATCGATCCAAGTGGTTCTTAG AATATGTTACACGGACTCCATTGGGGTTCAGGAGGACCAGTACCCTCCCAACATCGCTGTTAAAGTCAACCAGTCTTATTGTCATGTTCCT GGCTACTATCCATCTAACAAGCCTGGTGTGGAACCCCGCCGGCCTTGTCGCCCTGTGAACATAACTCCTTGGTTGCATCTTTCCACCGTCACCAACAGAATCACTGTCACCTGGGGAAACTTTGGAAAG CGGTACTCGGTGGCCGTGTACTTAGTGAGGATGTTCACTGCGGCCGACCTTTTCGGCCAGCTCAAACTCTGCTCCATTGAGAGTGCAGAGCGCTGTCGCGAGCGCA TTCAAGACAAGTTACGTTTTGATCCGGAGAGTGAGATTGCCACTACAGGTCTTCGGGTTTCGCTCATTTGTCCA CTGGTAAAGATGCGGATCGGCGTACCGTGTCGAGTTCTAACCTGCGCCCATCTACAGTGTTTCGACGCAGTCTTCTTCCTGCAGATGAATGAGAAGAAGCCCACGTGGACCTGCCCTGTATGTGACAAGCCGGCTCCCTTTGAGCTGCTCACTATTGACGG GTTGATGTCCGAGATCCTGAAAGAGACGAACGAGGATATCGAGGAGATCGAGTACCTGACTGACGGCTCCTGGCAACCCATCACCGACGACAAGGAGAAGGAAAAGGGAGAACGCAGCGACACGCCGGAGTTCTCCATGGTCGATATGT GTGTTCCCGAGACAAACGGCCACTCGCCAGCCCACAGCAGCACCAGCCTGTCGGGCAAATCCGGAGGGGGCGCCACGGCGGGCGCTGTCAGCGGAGGCCCCGCCGCGCCGCCCGGAGGCGTGGTGGTGGATCTGACTCTTGACTCGTCCTCTGAAGAGGAAGGTGGCGGGGGCGACGGCGACAGCGAGGACACTGAGGACAGCGCCGACAGCCCCGCCACTAAGAGAGGCCGATACAACTACGACAAGGACTTGGTCACCGCGTACTGA
- the foxq2 gene encoding forkhead box Q2, which yields MSASYLTPETTTEDKSGRERLGLSFTIDYLLFNKGAKDSEPKDDRRLLDGHKPRKVVAVQERSAETGERDVRREEGDGERREEGEEDVSAAAICDEKPNQSYIALISKAILASEQKKLLLCDIYQWIMDHYPYFKSKDKNWRNSVRHNLSLNDCFIKAGRSENGKGHFWAVHPSNYKDFSNGDYHCRKTRRRVRRVAGQLPLLPLGSSYQLARHQRASCWCCPQARALPLPCLAPRLYWPWSSVQVPGFHLDLHVSGP from the exons ATGAGTGCTAGTTATTTAACACCGGAGACGACGACGGAGGACAAGAGCGGCAGAGAGCGACTCGGGCTGAGCTTCACCATCGACTACCTCCTGTTCAATAAGGGAGCCAAAGATTCTGAACCGAAGGATGACCGGAGGTTGCTCGATGGTCACAAACCCAGAAAGGTGGTCGCCGTACAGGAGAGGTCAGCAGAGACCGGAGAAAGGGACGTCAGAAGAGAGGAGGGGGATGGAGAACGacgagaggagggggaggaggacgtGAGCGCTGCCGCCATATGCGACGAAAAACCCAACCAGTCGTACATCGCACTCATCTCCAAGGCCATCCTGGCGTCGGAGCAGAAGAAGTTGCTGTTGTGCGACATCTATCAGTGGATCATGGACCACTACCCTTACTTCAAGAGCAAG GATAAAAACTGGAGAAACAGCGTGCGACACAACCTGTCCCTCAACGACTGCTTCATCAAAGCCGGACGAAGCGAAAACGGTAAAGGCCACTTCTGGGCCGTTCATCCGTCAAACTACAAGGACTTTTCTAACGGGGACTACCACTGCCGGAAGACGCGACGGAGGGTCCGCAGGGTGGCGGGGCAGCTCCCGCTCTTGCCCCTCGGCTCCTCGTATCAACTCGCCCGCCACCAGCGGGCGTCCTGCTGGTGCTGCCCGCAGGCCCGTGCGCTCCCGTTACCCTGTTTGGCCCCAAGACTCTATTGGCCTTGGTCCAGTGTCCAAGTACCAGGCTTTCACCTTGACCTGCATGTGTCTGGACCTTAA
- the pias4a gene encoding E3 SUMO-protein ligase PIAS4-A isoform X2, with protein MAAELVEAMNMVKSFRVSDLQTLLASMGRSKSGLKQDLVGRALRLVQTEYSPELLKNVRQLYESRFPRTSGWLAARRPEGIPVSYPSLNSVPSATSQGVEYINGISKPIATAAPEVKLVPLPFYQTLETLLPPTELIAQNNEKLQDSQCIFDLTPSQADQIRNASEIRFGIRSIQVVLRICYTDSIGVQEDQYPPNIAVKVNQSYCHVPGYYPSNKPGVEPRRPCRPVNITPWLHLSTVTNRITVTWGNFGKRYSVAVYLVRMFTAADLFGQLKLCSIESAERCRERIQDKLRFDPESEIATTGLRVSLICPLVKMRIGVPCRVLTCAHLQCFDAVFFLQMNEKKPTWTCPVCDKPAPFELLTIDGLMSEILKETNEDIEEIEYLTDGSWQPITDDKEKEKGERSDTPEFSMVDMCVPETNGHSPAHSSTSLSGKSGGGATAGAVSGGPAAPPGGVVVDLTLDSSSEEEGGGGDGDSEDTEDSADSPATKRGRYNYDKDLVTAY; from the exons ATGGCGGCCGAACTGGTGGAGGCGATG AATATGGTCAAAAGTTTCCGGGTGTCCGACCTGCAGACACTGCTGGCCTCCATGGGCCGTAGCAAGAGCGGCTTAAAGCAGGATCTGGTGGGCCGGGCGTTGAGGCTGGTCCAGACAGAATACAGCCCCGAGCTGCTAAAGAACGTGCGACAGCTCTACGAGTCGCGCTTCCCCAGAACGTCCGGATGGCTGGCGGCGCGGCGGCCGGAGGGCATCCCTGTTTCTTACCCGTCCCTCAATTCTGTCCCGTCTGCCACCTCTCAGGGCGTTGAATACATCAACGGCATCTCCAAACCAATAGCCACGGCGGCACCGGAGGTCAAACTGGTGCCGCTGCCCTTCTATCAGACTTTGGAAACACTGCTGCCACCTACAGAGCTCA TTGCCCAGAATAACGAGAAACTGCAAGACAGTCAGTGCATATTTGATTTAACACCAAGTCAAGCAGACCAAATCAGAAACGCAAG CGAAATTCGCTTTGGAATTAGATCGATCCAAGTGGTTCTTAG AATATGTTACACGGACTCCATTGGGGTTCAGGAGGACCAGTACCCTCCCAACATCGCTGTTAAAGTCAACCAGTCTTATTGTCATGTTCCT GGCTACTATCCATCTAACAAGCCTGGTGTGGAACCCCGCCGGCCTTGTCGCCCTGTGAACATAACTCCTTGGTTGCATCTTTCCACCGTCACCAACAGAATCACTGTCACCTGGGGAAACTTTGGAAAG CGGTACTCGGTGGCCGTGTACTTAGTGAGGATGTTCACTGCGGCCGACCTTTTCGGCCAGCTCAAACTCTGCTCCATTGAGAGTGCAGAGCGCTGTCGCGAGCGCA TTCAAGACAAGTTACGTTTTGATCCGGAGAGTGAGATTGCCACTACAGGTCTTCGGGTTTCGCTCATTTGTCCA CTGGTAAAGATGCGGATCGGCGTACCGTGTCGAGTTCTAACCTGCGCCCATCTACAGTGTTTCGACGCAGTCTTCTTCCTGCAGATGAATGAGAAGAAGCCCACGTGGACCTGCCCTGTATGTGACAAGCCGGCTCCCTTTGAGCTGCTCACTATTGACGG GTTGATGTCCGAGATCCTGAAAGAGACGAACGAGGATATCGAGGAGATCGAGTACCTGACTGACGGCTCCTGGCAACCCATCACCGACGACAAGGAGAAGGAAAAGGGAGAACGCAGCGACACGCCGGAGTTCTCCATGGTCGATATGT GTGTTCCCGAGACAAACGGCCACTCGCCAGCCCACAGCAGCACCAGCCTGTCGGGCAAATCCGGAGGGGGCGCCACGGCGGGCGCTGTCAGCGGAGGCCCCGCCGCGCCGCCCGGAGGCGTGGTGGTGGATCTGACTCTTGACTCGTCCTCTGAAGAGGAAGGTGGCGGGGGCGACGGCGACAGCGAGGACACTGAGGACAGCGCCGACAGCCCCGCCACTAAGAGAGGCCGATACAACTACGACAAGGACTTGGTCACCGCGTACTGA
- the pias4a gene encoding E3 SUMO-protein ligase PIAS4-A isoform X1 codes for MNDGHHSPLENMVKSFRVSDLQTLLASMGRSKSGLKQDLVGRALRLVQTEYSPELLKNVRQLYESRFPRTSGWLAARRPEGIPVSYPSLNSVPSATSQGVEYINGISKPIATAAPEVKLVPLPFYQTLETLLPPTELIAQNNEKLQDSQCIFDLTPSQADQIRNASEIRFGIRSIQVVLRICYTDSIGVQEDQYPPNIAVKVNQSYCHVPGYYPSNKPGVEPRRPCRPVNITPWLHLSTVTNRITVTWGNFGKRYSVAVYLVRMFTAADLFGQLKLCSIESAERCRERIQDKLRFDPESEIATTGLRVSLICPLVKMRIGVPCRVLTCAHLQCFDAVFFLQMNEKKPTWTCPVCDKPAPFELLTIDGLMSEILKETNEDIEEIEYLTDGSWQPITDDKEKEKGERSDTPEFSMVDMCVPETNGHSPAHSSTSLSGKSGGGATAGAVSGGPAAPPGGVVVDLTLDSSSEEEGGGGDGDSEDTEDSADSPATKRGRYNYDKDLVTAY; via the exons ATGAATGATGGTCATCATAGCCCACTTGAG AATATGGTCAAAAGTTTCCGGGTGTCCGACCTGCAGACACTGCTGGCCTCCATGGGCCGTAGCAAGAGCGGCTTAAAGCAGGATCTGGTGGGCCGGGCGTTGAGGCTGGTCCAGACAGAATACAGCCCCGAGCTGCTAAAGAACGTGCGACAGCTCTACGAGTCGCGCTTCCCCAGAACGTCCGGATGGCTGGCGGCGCGGCGGCCGGAGGGCATCCCTGTTTCTTACCCGTCCCTCAATTCTGTCCCGTCTGCCACCTCTCAGGGCGTTGAATACATCAACGGCATCTCCAAACCAATAGCCACGGCGGCACCGGAGGTCAAACTGGTGCCGCTGCCCTTCTATCAGACTTTGGAAACACTGCTGCCACCTACAGAGCTCA TTGCCCAGAATAACGAGAAACTGCAAGACAGTCAGTGCATATTTGATTTAACACCAAGTCAAGCAGACCAAATCAGAAACGCAAG CGAAATTCGCTTTGGAATTAGATCGATCCAAGTGGTTCTTAG AATATGTTACACGGACTCCATTGGGGTTCAGGAGGACCAGTACCCTCCCAACATCGCTGTTAAAGTCAACCAGTCTTATTGTCATGTTCCT GGCTACTATCCATCTAACAAGCCTGGTGTGGAACCCCGCCGGCCTTGTCGCCCTGTGAACATAACTCCTTGGTTGCATCTTTCCACCGTCACCAACAGAATCACTGTCACCTGGGGAAACTTTGGAAAG CGGTACTCGGTGGCCGTGTACTTAGTGAGGATGTTCACTGCGGCCGACCTTTTCGGCCAGCTCAAACTCTGCTCCATTGAGAGTGCAGAGCGCTGTCGCGAGCGCA TTCAAGACAAGTTACGTTTTGATCCGGAGAGTGAGATTGCCACTACAGGTCTTCGGGTTTCGCTCATTTGTCCA CTGGTAAAGATGCGGATCGGCGTACCGTGTCGAGTTCTAACCTGCGCCCATCTACAGTGTTTCGACGCAGTCTTCTTCCTGCAGATGAATGAGAAGAAGCCCACGTGGACCTGCCCTGTATGTGACAAGCCGGCTCCCTTTGAGCTGCTCACTATTGACGG GTTGATGTCCGAGATCCTGAAAGAGACGAACGAGGATATCGAGGAGATCGAGTACCTGACTGACGGCTCCTGGCAACCCATCACCGACGACAAGGAGAAGGAAAAGGGAGAACGCAGCGACACGCCGGAGTTCTCCATGGTCGATATGT GTGTTCCCGAGACAAACGGCCACTCGCCAGCCCACAGCAGCACCAGCCTGTCGGGCAAATCCGGAGGGGGCGCCACGGCGGGCGCTGTCAGCGGAGGCCCCGCCGCGCCGCCCGGAGGCGTGGTGGTGGATCTGACTCTTGACTCGTCCTCTGAAGAGGAAGGTGGCGGGGGCGACGGCGACAGCGAGGACACTGAGGACAGCGCCGACAGCCCCGCCACTAAGAGAGGCCGATACAACTACGACAAGGACTTGGTCACCGCGTACTGA
- the pias4a gene encoding E3 SUMO-protein ligase PIAS4-A isoform X5: MAAELVEAMGVEYINGISKPIATAAPEVKLVPLPFYQTLETLLPPTELIAQNNEKLQDSQCIFDLTPSQADQIRNASEIRFGIRSIQVVLRICYTDSIGVQEDQYPPNIAVKVNQSYCHVPGYYPSNKPGVEPRRPCRPVNITPWLHLSTVTNRITVTWGNFGKRYSVAVYLVRMFTAADLFGQLKLCSIESAERCRERIQDKLRFDPESEIATTGLRVSLICPLVKMRIGVPCRVLTCAHLQCFDAVFFLQMNEKKPTWTCPVCDKPAPFELLTIDGLMSEILKETNEDIEEIEYLTDGSWQPITDDKEKEKGERSDTPEFSMVDMCVPETNGHSPAHSSTSLSGKSGGGATAGAVSGGPAAPPGGVVVDLTLDSSSEEEGGGGDGDSEDTEDSADSPATKRGRYNYDKDLVTAY, encoded by the exons ATGGCGGCCGAACTGGTGGAGGCGATG GGCGTTGAATACATCAACGGCATCTCCAAACCAATAGCCACGGCGGCACCGGAGGTCAAACTGGTGCCGCTGCCCTTCTATCAGACTTTGGAAACACTGCTGCCACCTACAGAGCTCA TTGCCCAGAATAACGAGAAACTGCAAGACAGTCAGTGCATATTTGATTTAACACCAAGTCAAGCAGACCAAATCAGAAACGCAAG CGAAATTCGCTTTGGAATTAGATCGATCCAAGTGGTTCTTAG AATATGTTACACGGACTCCATTGGGGTTCAGGAGGACCAGTACCCTCCCAACATCGCTGTTAAAGTCAACCAGTCTTATTGTCATGTTCCT GGCTACTATCCATCTAACAAGCCTGGTGTGGAACCCCGCCGGCCTTGTCGCCCTGTGAACATAACTCCTTGGTTGCATCTTTCCACCGTCACCAACAGAATCACTGTCACCTGGGGAAACTTTGGAAAG CGGTACTCGGTGGCCGTGTACTTAGTGAGGATGTTCACTGCGGCCGACCTTTTCGGCCAGCTCAAACTCTGCTCCATTGAGAGTGCAGAGCGCTGTCGCGAGCGCA TTCAAGACAAGTTACGTTTTGATCCGGAGAGTGAGATTGCCACTACAGGTCTTCGGGTTTCGCTCATTTGTCCA CTGGTAAAGATGCGGATCGGCGTACCGTGTCGAGTTCTAACCTGCGCCCATCTACAGTGTTTCGACGCAGTCTTCTTCCTGCAGATGAATGAGAAGAAGCCCACGTGGACCTGCCCTGTATGTGACAAGCCGGCTCCCTTTGAGCTGCTCACTATTGACGG GTTGATGTCCGAGATCCTGAAAGAGACGAACGAGGATATCGAGGAGATCGAGTACCTGACTGACGGCTCCTGGCAACCCATCACCGACGACAAGGAGAAGGAAAAGGGAGAACGCAGCGACACGCCGGAGTTCTCCATGGTCGATATGT GTGTTCCCGAGACAAACGGCCACTCGCCAGCCCACAGCAGCACCAGCCTGTCGGGCAAATCCGGAGGGGGCGCCACGGCGGGCGCTGTCAGCGGAGGCCCCGCCGCGCCGCCCGGAGGCGTGGTGGTGGATCTGACTCTTGACTCGTCCTCTGAAGAGGAAGGTGGCGGGGGCGACGGCGACAGCGAGGACACTGAGGACAGCGCCGACAGCCCCGCCACTAAGAGAGGCCGATACAACTACGACAAGGACTTGGTCACCGCGTACTGA